TCGGCGAAGAAGTTATCGAAATTAAAGCCGCTGCACGCGATCCTGGCTCTCGCGCCAAAATCGCCGTGAAAACCAACGACAAGCGCATCGACCCGGTCGGCGCCTGCGTAGGGATGCGCGGTGCTCGCGTTCAGGCGGTATCTACTGAGTTAGGCGGTGAGCGTATTGATATCGTGCTGTGGGACGACAACCCGGCGCAGTTTGTTATCAACGCAATGGCACCGGCTGACGTAGCATCTATCGTTGTCGACGAAGACAAACATACGATGGATATCGCGGTAGAGGCAGGCAACCTGGCACAGGCCATTGGCCGTAACGGTCAGAACGTTCGCCTGGCATCACAGCTGAGCGGCTGGGAACTCAACGTTATGACCGTTGACGACCTGCAGGCTAAACATCAGGCTGAAGCGCATGCGGCTATTGATACCTTTACCAAATACCTCGACATTGACGAGGATTTCGCCACCGTGTTGGTCGAAGAAGGTTTCTCCACGCTGGAAGAGTTGGCCTATGTGCCAATGAAAGAGCTGCTGGAAATCGACGGCCTTGATGAAGACACCGTGGAAGCATTACGCGATCGCGCTAAAAACGCGCTCACCACACTGGCTCTGGCGCAAGAAGAGAGTCTTGGCGATAAGAAACCTGCCGAGGATCTGCTGAACCTCGAAGGGATGGATCGCCCGCTGGCCTTTAAACTGGCTGCTCGTGGTGTTAGCTCGCTGGAAGACCTTGCCGAGCAAGGTGTTGACGACCTGTCTGATATCGAAGGTTTAACGGATGAGAAAGCCGGTGAACTGATCATGGCAGCGCGTAACATTTGCTGGTTTGGCGGCGAAGCGTAATAAACTGTAGCAGGAAGGAACAGCATGACAGATGTAACCGTAAAAGCGCTGGCCGCAGAGATTCAGACCTCGGTGGACCGCCTGGTACAGCAATTTGCTGATGCAGGGATCCCGAAGTCTGCTGATGACTCCGTTTCGGCGCAAGAGAAGCAAACGTTGCTGGCCCACCTGAACCATGAGCATGGCTCAGGCCCAGACAAGTTGACTTTACAGCGCAAAACGCGCAGTACTTTAAACATTCCAGGTACCGGTGGGAAAAGTAAATCGGTACAAATCGAAGTCCGCAAGAAGCGCACCTTTGTAAAACGTGATCCGCAAGAGGCTGAGCGCCTTGCAGCGGAAGAACAGGCGCAGCGTGAAGCGGAAGAGCAAGCCCAGCGTGAGGCAGAGGAAGCTGCCAAACGTGCGGCACAAGAAAAAGCCAAGCGTGATGCTGAAGAACAAGCTAAGCGCGAAGCCGCTGATAAAGCGAAACGTGAAGCTGCGGAAAAAGACAAAGTGAGCAATCAACAAACTGATGAAATGACGAAAGCCGCCCACGCCGAGAAGGCTCGCCGTGAAGCGGAGGCTGCTGAACTGAAGCGTAAAGCTGAAGAAGAAGCCCGTCGCAAACTCGAAGAAGACGCCCGTCGCGTGGCGGAAGAAGCCCGTAAAATGGCAGAAGCTAACGCAGGCGTTTGGGAAGAGCAGGAGAAGGTAGAAGACGACAAGTCTGACTATCACGTCACCACCTCCCAGCACGCGCGTCAGGCAGAAGACGAAAACGACCGTGAGGTCGAAGGCGGCCGTGGCCGTAGTCGTACTGCTGCCAAGGCACCGCGCCAGAAAAAGGCAGGCGGCAAACACGGTGAGTCTAAAGCAGACCGCGAAGAAGCTCGTGCAGCCGTTCGCGGCGGCAAAGGCAAACGTAAGCCGAGCAGCCTGCAGCAGGGCTTCACTAAGCCTGCACAGGCCGTTAACCGCGACGTTGTGATTGGCGAAACCATCACCGTTGCTGAACTGGCTAACAAAATGGCGGTTAAAGGCTCTCAGGTCATCAAAGCGATGATGAAGCTGGGCGCAATGGCGACCATCAACCAGGTTATCGATCAGGAAACCGCTCAGCTGGTTGCTGAGGAGATGGGCCACAAAGTTATCCTGCGTCGTGAGAACGAGCTGGAAGAGGCGGTAATGAGCGACCGTGATACCGGCGCGGCAACCGAAACCCGTGCTCCGGTTGTGACCATCATGGGTCACGTTGACCACGGTAAAACCTCTCTGCTGGACTACATTCGTTCTACTAAAGTTGCCTCCGGCGAAGCGGGTGGTATTACCCAGCACATCGGTGCTTACCACGTAGAAACCGACAACGGCATGGTCACCTTCCTGGATACCCCGGGACACGCAGCGTTCACCTCTATGCGTGCTCGCGGTGCTCAGGCGACGGATATCGTTGTTCTGGTTGTTGCTGCTGACGATGGCGTGATGCCGCAGACTATCGAAGCTATCCAGCACGCGAAAGCGGCGCAGGTGCCTGTCGTGGTTGCAGTGAACAAAATCGATAAGCCAGAAGCGGATCCGGATCGCGTTAAAAACGAACTGTCCCAGTACGGCATCATGCCGGAAGAGTGGGGCGGCGAAAGCCAGTTCATCCACGTTTCCGCGAAAGCCGGTACCGGTATCGACGACCTGCTGGATGCTATCCTGCTGCAGGCTGAAGTTCTGGAGCTGAAAGCGGTACGTAAAGGTATGGCGAGCGGCGTGGTCATCGAATCCTTCCTGGATAAAGGTCGTGGTCCGGTTGCTACCGTTCTGGTGCGTGAAGGTACCCTGAACAAGGGCGACATCGTCCTGTGTGGCTTCGAGTATGGCCGCGTGCGTGCGATGCGTGACGAACTGGGCCGTGAAGTGACCGAAGCGGGTCCTTCTATTCCGGTTGAGATCCTCGGCCTGTCCGGCGTACCTGCCGCGGGTGACGAAGTGACCGTTGTTCGTGACGAGAAGAAAGCCCGTGAAGTTGCTCTGTATCGTCAGGGTAAATTCCGCGAAGTGAAACTGGCTCGTCAGCAGAAATCCAAGCTGGAAAACATGTTCGCCAACATGACCGAAGGCGAAGTCTCCGAAGTGAACATCGTGCTGAAAGCCGACGTTCAGGGTTCTGTGGAAGCGATCAGCGACTCCCTGCTGAAACTCTCTACCGATGAAGTGAAAGTTAAAATCATCGGTTCCGGCGTGGGCGGGATTACCGAGACTGACGCTACTCTGGCTGCAGCATCCAACGCCATCCTGGTGGGCTTCAACGTTCGTGCCGACGCTTCTGCGCGCCGCGTGATTGAAGCTGAAAGCCTGGATCTGCGTTACTACTCCGTCATCTATAACCTGATTGACGAAGTGAAAGCAGCGATGAGCGGCATGCTGTCTCCTGAGCTGAAACAGCAGATCATCGGTCTGGCTGAAGTTCGTGATGTCTTCAAATCACCGAAATTTGGCGCGATTGCCGGCTGTATGGTTACCGAAGGTGTGGTTAAACGTCACAACCCAATCCGCGTACTGCGCGACAACGTGGTTATCTATGAAGGCGAGCTGGAATCCCTGCGCCGCTTCAAAGATGACGCAAGCGAAGTCCGTAACGGCATGGAATGTGGTATCGGCGTTAAGAACTACAACGACGTGCGCGTGGGCGATATGATCGAAGTCTTCGAAATTATCGAGATCAAGCGTACCATCTCCTGATAGCCGTACCGCATCAACTATCTTAGGGGGGCCGTGTGCCCCCCGTTTTGTCTGGAGAAATTATTATGGCGAAAGAATTTGGTCGCCCGCAGCGCGTTTCTCAGGAATTGCAGAAAGAAATTGCCATTATCCTGCAGCGCGAAATTAAAGACCCGCGTCTGGGCATGATGACCACCGTCTCTGGTGTTGAAGTCTCCCGCGATCTGGCCTATGCCAAAGTTTTTGTGACCTTCCTGAACGACAAAGACGAAGATGCCATCAAAGAAGGCATCAAAGTTCTGCAGGATGCGTCTGGCTATATCCGTACTTTGGTTGGCAAGGCAATGCGCCTGCGCATCGTGCCAGAGCTGACCTTCTTCTACGATAACTCGCTGGTTGAAGGGATGCGCATGTCTAACCTGGTTTCCAATGTCATCCGTCATGATGACGAGCGTCGCGTGAATACGGACGACAGCAAGGAGGATTGATGAGTCGTCCTCGTCGTCGCGGTCGTGATATTCACGGTGTGCTGTTGCTGGATAAGCCCCAGGGCCTCTCTTCCAACGACGCACTGCAAAAAGTAAAACGCCTTTATAACGCGAACCGCGCAGGCCATACCGGTGCGCTGGATCCGCTGGCGACCGGCATGCTGCCGATCTGCCTCGGTGAAGCGACAAAGTTCTCCCAGTATCTGCTGGACTCCGACAAGCGTTATCGCGTCATCGCCAAACTTGGGCAGCGCACCGATACGTCTGATGCCGACGGCATTGTTGTCCAGCAGCGCCCGGTTAACTTTAGCGCCGGGCAGCTTGCCGCCGCGCTGGAGACTTTCCGCGGGGATACCGAGCAGGTTCCATCGATGTATTCAGCGCTTAAGCATCAGGGTAAGCCCCTGTATGAATATGCGCGTGCGGGTATTGAGGTTGAACGCGAAGCCCGGCCAATCACGGTCTATGAACTGCTGTTTATTCGCCATGAAGGGGACGAGCTGGAGCTGGAGGTTCACTGCTCTAAAGGGACGTACATCCGTACGATCGTTGACGATCTCGGCGAAAAACTTGGCTGCGGTGCGCACGTGATTTTCCTGCGTCGTCTGGCGGTCAGTAAATATCCGATTGAGCGCATGGTTACGCTGGAACAGCTCAATGAGCTGGTTGAGCAGGCGCATCGGCAGGAAAGAGCGCCAGCAGACCTGCTGGATCCGCTGCTAATGCCAATGGACAGCCCGGCTTCAGATTTCCCGCTGGTGAACTTGCTGCCGGAGGTTGCCGTCTACTTTAAAAACGGTAATCCAGTTCGGGTGGCTGGCGTGCAGGCCGAAGGACTGGTGCGCGTTAGCGAAGGCGAAGAGCAGAAATTTATTGGGATGGGTGAAATCGATGACGAGGGCCGGGTTGCTCCGCGCCGTCTGGTTGTCGAATATCCCCTCTGACTTTTGCCGCTACCTTGCGGTAAAAGAGCGCTACAGGTAAAATAGCGCGGCTTAACGGCTGGCCGATTGTTTAACAAGCGGTTCAGGCGTGCACTGGGGTTGCTGAATTAGAGATCGGCACCCTGTTTATTTATCTATAATGTTGGAGTTGAAAATGTCTCTAAGCGTTGAAGCTAAAGCTAAAATCGTTTCCGAGTTTGGTCGTGGTACTAACGACAGCGGTTCTACCGAAGTTCAGGTTGCACTGCTGACTGCACAGATTAACCACCTGCAGGGTCACTTTGCAGAGCACAAAAAAGATCACCACAGCCGTCGTGGTCTGCTGCGTATGGTTTCTCAGCGTCGTAAACTGCTCGACTACCTGAAACGTAAAGATGTAGCACGTTACACCGGCCTGATCGAGCGCCTGGGTCTGCGTCGCTAGTTCTTGCGAGTTTCAGAAAAAGGGGCCTGTAAGGGCCCCTTTTTTCAACCAGACGGCAGCAATTCTATGGAAACTAATGTATTGTTGCTGAGTGTGATCTTTATTGCAGAGGTTCGCGCGGCTAATGAGAGGCTTTACCCGTAAGGACGGGTTAGGGTTGTCATTAGTCGCGAGGATGTGATGAAGATCGGGTACCAACGGCGGCGCGTGAAGCCACGTGCTGCCCGTCATTTTTAAGGATCTTATTTTGCTGAATCCGATCGTTCGTAAATTCCAGTATGGCCAGCATACGGTCACGCTTGAGACCGGCATGATGGCTCGCCAGGCTACCGCTGCTGTTATGGTAAGCATGGATGACACCGCGGTATTCGTTACCGTTGTGGGCCAGAAAAAAGCCAAACCAGGCCAGGACTTCTTCCCCCTGACCGTTAACTACCAGGAGCGTACCTACGCTGCTGGCCGTATCCCGGGAAGCTTCTTCCGTCGTGAAGGCCGCCCAAGCGAAGGCGAAACCCTGATCGCGCGTCTGATTGACCGCCCGGTTCGTCCGCTGTTCCCGGAAGGCTTCGTCAACGAAGTGCAGGTTATCGCGACCGTTGTTTCCGTGAACCCACAGGTACACCCTGATATCGTTGCCATGATTGGTGCCTCTGCGGCGCTGAGCCTGTCCGGTATTCCTTTCAACGGCCCAATCGGTGCGGCTCGTGTGGGTTATATTAACGACCAGTACGTGCTGAACCCGACCGCTGAAGAGCTGAAAACCAGCAAGCTGGATCTGGTTGTTGCCGGTACCCAAAGCGCAGTCCTGATGGTTGAATCCGAAGCTGAACTGCTGAGCGAAGACCAGATGCTGGGCGCCGTTGTCTTCGGTCACGATCAGCAGCAGGTTGTTATCAACGAAATCAACGCACTGGTTGCCGAAGCTGGCAAACCACGTTGGGACTGGCAGCCAGAAGCGGTAAACGAAGCGCTGAACGCTCGCGTTGCTGCGCTGGCAGAATCCCGTCTGAGCGATGCTTACCGCATCACTGAGAAACAAGAGCGTTATGCGCAGGTTGACGTCATCAAAGCTGACGTTATTGCGACGCTGACCGCTGAAGATGACGCTCTGGATGCCGGTGAACTGTCCGACATTCTGCACGCTATCGAGAAAAACGTTGTTCGTAGCCGTATCCTGGCAGGCGAGCTGCGCATCGATGGTCGTGAAAAAGACATGATTCGTGGCCTGGACGTGCGCACCGGCGTTCTGCCACGTACTCACGGCTCTGCGCTGTTTACCCGCGGCGAAACTCAGGCGCTGGTGACCGCGACTCTGGGTACCGCACGTGATGCGCAGAATCTGGACGAGCTGATGGGCGAGCGTACCGACAGCTTCCTGTTCCACTACAACTTCCCTCCATACTGCGTCGGCGAGACCGGGATGGTAGGTTCTCCTAAGCGTCGTGAAATTGGTCACGGTCGCCTGGCGAAGCGTGGCGTGCTGGCCGTTATGCCAGAAGCAGATAAATTCCCGTACACCGTTCGTGTGGTTTCTGAAATCACCGAATCTAACGGTTCTTCTTCCATGGCTTCCGTGTGCGGTGCTTCTCTGGCACTGATGGACGCAGGTGTGCCGATTAAAGCCGCCGTTGCGGGTATCGCGATGGGCCTGGTGAAAGAAGGCGACAACTTTGTTGTACTGTCCGACATTCTGGGTGACGAAGATCACCTGGGCGATATGGACTTTAAAGTTGCCGGTAGCCGTGAAGGTATCTCTGCGCTGCAGATGGATATCAAAATCGAAGGTATCACCCGCGAAATCATGCAGGTGGCTCTGAACCAGGCTAAGGGTGCGCGTCTGCACATTCTGGGCGTGATGGAACAGGCTATCGATGCGCCGCGTGGCGACATCTCCGAATTCGCTCCGCGTATTCACACCATCAAAATCAACCCGGACAAGATCAAAGACGTGATCGGTAAGGGCGGTGCTGTGATTCGTGCGCTGACCGAAGAAACCGGCACCACCATCGAAATCGAAGATGACGGTACCGTGAAGATCGCAGCGACCGACGGTGATAAAGCGAAACACGCTATCCGTCGTATCGAAGAGATCACCGCTGAAATCGAAGTGGGCCGTATCTACAACGGTAAAGTCACTCGTATCGTTGATTTCGGTGCATTTGTGGCTATCGGTGGCGGTAAAGAAGGTCTGGTTCACATCTCTCAAATCGCTGACAAGCGCGTAGAGAAAGTGACTGACTACCTGCAGATGGGTCAGGAAGTTCCGGTGAAAGTACTGGAAGTTGACCGTCAGGGCCGCGTCCGTTTAAGCATTAAAGAAGCTACCGAGCAGTCCCCGGCAGACGAAGCAGCACCTGCTGCACCAGAAGCTGAGTAAGGTTTGCCCATTAAGCTCTCCATGGTGACATGGAGAGCTGTTTGTTACGGGACAGGATGTCTCGTTTGCAGCCGGGGGACAGGACGTTCATCCATTTGTTGTCTTCGGGAGTAGGAAATGAAGCCTTTTTTTGCGCTGGTGTTTCGTTGCTACAGCTATCACGCTGGCCGGATGCAGCAACTCTGCCTGGCGTAAGAACGAAGTATTAGCGGTGCCACTGCAGCCTACGCTGCAGCAGGAAGTTATTCTGGCACGCATGGAACAAATACTTGCCAGTCGGGCTTTAACCGATGACGAACGCGCACAGCTTTTATATGAGCGCGGAGTGTTGTATGATAGTCTCGGTCTGAGGGCTCTGGCGCGTAATGATTTTTCACAAGCGCTGGCCATCCGTCCCGATATGCCTGAAGTATTCAATTACTTAGGCATTTATTTAACGCAGGCAGGCAATTTTGATGCTGCCTATGAAGCGTTTGATTCTGTACTTGAGCTTGATCCAACTTACAACTACGCGCACTTAAATCGCGGTATCGCCCTCTATTACGGTGGTCGTTATCGTTTAGCGCAAGATGATCTGCTGGCGTTTTATCAAGACGATCCCAACGATCCTTTCCGTAGCCTGTGGCTCTATATTGCTGAACGCAATCTGGACGAAAAACAGGCCAAAGTGGCGCTACAACAGCGTCTCGAGAAATCGGATAAAGAACAATGGGGATGGAACATTGTCGAGTTCTACCTGGGCAACATTAGCGAAAAAGAGCTAATGGAACGCCTCAAGGCGGACGCAACGGATAACACCTCGCTCGCTGAGCATCTCAGTGAAACCAACTTCTATTTAGGTAAGTACTACCTAAGTCTGGGGGATAAGGACAGCGCCAAGGCACTGTTCAAGTTAGCGGTTGCTAACAACGTACACAACTACGTTGAGCATCGTTATGCATTGTTGGAATTAGCGCTCTTGGGCCAGGAGCAAGACGACCTGGCAGAATCGGACCAGCAATAGCTGACGAACAACGATCGTCCCATACACTTTTTAACTAAAGTCATCACCTTCACGGGTGAGGGCGTTTTTGTTCGTTAATCAATCAAATTTGAGCCGGTTCACACTTTTCAATGAAAATTGCAGATCAATTTCACGATGAGTTACGTAGACTGGCCGCCATCCATGAGGCACATGTACTACATGACTGATATCATCGAAACCACTTTTTCCGATCTGGGGCTGCACGCCTCCATTATTCAGGCACTTAACGACCTGGGCTACGAAAAGCCATCACCTATTCAGGCTGAGTGTATTCCACACCTGCTGAATGGCCGCGACGTTCTGGGTATGGCTCAGACCGGTAGCGGTAAAACCGCAGCGTTCTCTCTGCCGCTGCTGAACAACCTCGATCCAGAGCTTAA
This region of Cedecea lapagei genomic DNA includes:
- the nusA gene encoding transcription termination factor NusA; this encodes MNKEILAVVEAVSNEKALPREKIFEALESALATATKKKYEQEIDVRVEIDRKSGDFDTFRRWVIVEEVTQPTREITLEAAQFEDPALTVGEYVEDQIESVTFDRITTQTAKQVIVQKVREAERAMVVDQFREHEGEIITGVVKKVNRDNISLDLGSNAEAVILREDMLPRENFRPGDRIRGVLYAVRPEARGAQLFVSRSKPEMLIELFRIEVPEIGEEVIEIKAAARDPGSRAKIAVKTNDKRIDPVGACVGMRGARVQAVSTELGGERIDIVLWDDNPAQFVINAMAPADVASIVVDEDKHTMDIAVEAGNLAQAIGRNGQNVRLASQLSGWELNVMTVDDLQAKHQAEAHAAIDTFTKYLDIDEDFATVLVEEGFSTLEELAYVPMKELLEIDGLDEDTVEALRDRAKNALTTLALAQEESLGDKKPAEDLLNLEGMDRPLAFKLAARGVSSLEDLAEQGVDDLSDIEGLTDEKAGELIMAARNICWFGGEA
- the infB gene encoding translation initiation factor IF-2 yields the protein MTDVTVKALAAEIQTSVDRLVQQFADAGIPKSADDSVSAQEKQTLLAHLNHEHGSGPDKLTLQRKTRSTLNIPGTGGKSKSVQIEVRKKRTFVKRDPQEAERLAAEEQAQREAEEQAQREAEEAAKRAAQEKAKRDAEEQAKREAADKAKREAAEKDKVSNQQTDEMTKAAHAEKARREAEAAELKRKAEEEARRKLEEDARRVAEEARKMAEANAGVWEEQEKVEDDKSDYHVTTSQHARQAEDENDREVEGGRGRSRTAAKAPRQKKAGGKHGESKADREEARAAVRGGKGKRKPSSLQQGFTKPAQAVNRDVVIGETITVAELANKMAVKGSQVIKAMMKLGAMATINQVIDQETAQLVAEEMGHKVILRRENELEEAVMSDRDTGAATETRAPVVTIMGHVDHGKTSLLDYIRSTKVASGEAGGITQHIGAYHVETDNGMVTFLDTPGHAAFTSMRARGAQATDIVVLVVAADDGVMPQTIEAIQHAKAAQVPVVVAVNKIDKPEADPDRVKNELSQYGIMPEEWGGESQFIHVSAKAGTGIDDLLDAILLQAEVLELKAVRKGMASGVVIESFLDKGRGPVATVLVREGTLNKGDIVLCGFEYGRVRAMRDELGREVTEAGPSIPVEILGLSGVPAAGDEVTVVRDEKKAREVALYRQGKFREVKLARQQKSKLENMFANMTEGEVSEVNIVLKADVQGSVEAISDSLLKLSTDEVKVKIIGSGVGGITETDATLAAASNAILVGFNVRADASARRVIEAESLDLRYYSVIYNLIDEVKAAMSGMLSPELKQQIIGLAEVRDVFKSPKFGAIAGCMVTEGVVKRHNPIRVLRDNVVIYEGELESLRRFKDDASEVRNGMECGIGVKNYNDVRVGDMIEVFEIIEIKRTIS
- the rbfA gene encoding 30S ribosome-binding factor RbfA, coding for MAKEFGRPQRVSQELQKEIAIILQREIKDPRLGMMTTVSGVEVSRDLAYAKVFVTFLNDKDEDAIKEGIKVLQDASGYIRTLVGKAMRLRIVPELTFFYDNSLVEGMRMSNLVSNVIRHDDERRVNTDDSKED
- the truB gene encoding tRNA pseudouridine(55) synthase TruB, with the protein product MSRPRRRGRDIHGVLLLDKPQGLSSNDALQKVKRLYNANRAGHTGALDPLATGMLPICLGEATKFSQYLLDSDKRYRVIAKLGQRTDTSDADGIVVQQRPVNFSAGQLAAALETFRGDTEQVPSMYSALKHQGKPLYEYARAGIEVEREARPITVYELLFIRHEGDELELEVHCSKGTYIRTIVDDLGEKLGCGAHVIFLRRLAVSKYPIERMVTLEQLNELVEQAHRQERAPADLLDPLLMPMDSPASDFPLVNLLPEVAVYFKNGNPVRVAGVQAEGLVRVSEGEEQKFIGMGEIDDEGRVAPRRLVVEYPL
- the rpsO gene encoding 30S ribosomal protein S15 gives rise to the protein MSLSVEAKAKIVSEFGRGTNDSGSTEVQVALLTAQINHLQGHFAEHKKDHHSRRGLLRMVSQRRKLLDYLKRKDVARYTGLIERLGLRR
- the pnp gene encoding polyribonucleotide nucleotidyltransferase, giving the protein MLNPIVRKFQYGQHTVTLETGMMARQATAAVMVSMDDTAVFVTVVGQKKAKPGQDFFPLTVNYQERTYAAGRIPGSFFRREGRPSEGETLIARLIDRPVRPLFPEGFVNEVQVIATVVSVNPQVHPDIVAMIGASAALSLSGIPFNGPIGAARVGYINDQYVLNPTAEELKTSKLDLVVAGTQSAVLMVESEAELLSEDQMLGAVVFGHDQQQVVINEINALVAEAGKPRWDWQPEAVNEALNARVAALAESRLSDAYRITEKQERYAQVDVIKADVIATLTAEDDALDAGELSDILHAIEKNVVRSRILAGELRIDGREKDMIRGLDVRTGVLPRTHGSALFTRGETQALVTATLGTARDAQNLDELMGERTDSFLFHYNFPPYCVGETGMVGSPKRREIGHGRLAKRGVLAVMPEADKFPYTVRVVSEITESNGSSSMASVCGASLALMDAGVPIKAAVAGIAMGLVKEGDNFVVLSDILGDEDHLGDMDFKVAGSREGISALQMDIKIEGITREIMQVALNQAKGARLHILGVMEQAIDAPRGDISEFAPRIHTIKINPDKIKDVIGKGGAVIRALTEETGTTIEIEDDGTVKIAATDGDKAKHAIRRIEEITAEIEVGRIYNGKVTRIVDFGAFVAIGGGKEGLVHISQIADKRVEKVTDYLQMGQEVPVKVLEVDRQGRVRLSIKEATEQSPADEAAPAAPEAE
- the nlpI gene encoding lipoprotein NlpI, with the translated sequence MRWCFVATAITLAGCSNSAWRKNEVLAVPLQPTLQQEVILARMEQILASRALTDDERAQLLYERGVLYDSLGLRALARNDFSQALAIRPDMPEVFNYLGIYLTQAGNFDAAYEAFDSVLELDPTYNYAHLNRGIALYYGGRYRLAQDDLLAFYQDDPNDPFRSLWLYIAERNLDEKQAKVALQQRLEKSDKEQWGWNIVEFYLGNISEKELMERLKADATDNTSLAEHLSETNFYLGKYYLSLGDKDSAKALFKLAVANNVHNYVEHRYALLELALLGQEQDDLAESDQQ
- the yrbN gene encoding protein YrbN gives rise to the protein MKIADQFHDELRRLAAIHEAHVLHD